The Macaca fascicularis isolate 582-1 chromosome 1, T2T-MFA8v1.1 genome includes a window with the following:
- the PPIE gene encoding peptidyl-prolyl cis-trans isomerase E isoform X3, translated as MNESELFGRTIRVNLAKPMRIKEGSSRPVWSDDDWLKKFSGKTLEENKEEEGSEPPKAETQEGEPAAKKARSNPQVYMDIKIGNKPAGRIQMLLRSDVVPMTAENFRCLCTHEKGFGFKGSSFHRIIPQFMCQGGDFTNHNGTGGKSIYGKKFDDENFILKHTGPGGSQLACDEGGLARVGWPRRMKGQVVVLADGTKSLEVTQPPDAGEPCSLARVELACLYSGIIHPPTVSTLPIIPAWILWSAVASAYALNPTALPAPAIRFT; from the exons ATG AATGAATCTGAGCTTTTTGGACGTACAATTCGTGTCAATTTGGCCAAACCAATGAGAATTAAGGAAGGCTCTTCCAGGCCAG TTTGGTCAGATGATGACTGGTtgaagaagttttctgggaagaCACTTGAAGAGAATAAAGAGGAAGAAGGGTCAGAGCCTCCCAAAGCAGAGACCCAGGAG GGAGAGCCTGCTGCTAAAAAGGCTCGGTCAAATCCTCAGGTGTACATGGACATCAAGATTGGAAACAAGCCGGCCGGCCGCATCCAGATGCTCCTGCGTTCCGACGTCGTGCCCATGACAGCAG AGAATTTCCGCTGCCTGTGCACCCATGAAAAGGGCTTTGGCTTTAAAGGAAGCAGCTTCCACCGCATCATCCCCCAGTTCATGTGCCAGGGCGGTGATTTCACAAACCACAACGGTACTGGGGGCAAGTCCATCTATGGGAAGAAGTTCGATGATGAAAACTTTATCCTCAAGCACACAGGACCAGGTGGGAGCCAGCTGGCATGTGATGAGGGAGGCTTAGCAAGGGTGGGATGGCCACGCAGGATGAAAGGACAGGTTGTGGTTCTGGCTGACGGGACTAAGAGTCTGGAGGTGACCCAGCCACCAGACGCAGGAGAACCATGCAGCCTTGCTAGGGTGGAGTTGGCTTGCTTATATTCAGGTATTATCCATCCCCCAACTGTGTCCACACTTCCCATTATCCCAGCTTGGATTCTGTGGTCTGCCGTTGCAAGCGCATATGCCCTCAACCCCACTGCTCTCCCTGCCCCTGCCATCAGATTTACTTAG
- the PPIE gene encoding peptidyl-prolyl cis-trans isomerase E isoform X1: MATTKRVLYVGGLAEEVDDKVLHAAFIPFGDITDIQIPLDYETEKHRGFAFVEFELAEDAAAAIDNMNESELFGRTIRVNLAKPMRIKEGSSRPVWSDDDWLKKFSGKTLEENKEEEGSEPPKAETQEGEPAAKKARSNPQVYMDIKIGNKPAGRIQMLLRSDVVPMTAENFRCLCTHEKGFGFKGSSFHRIIPQFMCQGGDFTNHNGTGGKSIYGKKFDDENFILKHTGPGGSQLACDEGGLARVGWPRRMKGQVVVLADGTKSLEVTQPPDAGEPCSLARVELACLYSGIIHPPTVSTLPIIPAWILWSAVASAYALNPTALPAPAIRFT, translated from the exons ATGGCTACCACCAAGCGCGTCCTGTACGTGG GTGGACTGGCAGAGGAGGTGGACGACAAAGTTCTTCATGCTGCGTTCATTCCTTTTGGAGATATCACAGATATTCAGATTCCTCTGGATTATGAAACAG aaAAGCACCGAGGATTTGCTTTTGTTGAATTTGAGTTGGCAGAG GATGCTGCAGCAGCTATCGACAACATG AATGAATCTGAGCTTTTTGGACGTACAATTCGTGTCAATTTGGCCAAACCAATGAGAATTAAGGAAGGCTCTTCCAGGCCAG TTTGGTCAGATGATGACTGGTtgaagaagttttctgggaagaCACTTGAAGAGAATAAAGAGGAAGAAGGGTCAGAGCCTCCCAAAGCAGAGACCCAGGAG GGAGAGCCTGCTGCTAAAAAGGCTCGGTCAAATCCTCAGGTGTACATGGACATCAAGATTGGAAACAAGCCGGCCGGCCGCATCCAGATGCTCCTGCGTTCCGACGTCGTGCCCATGACAGCAG AGAATTTCCGCTGCCTGTGCACCCATGAAAAGGGCTTTGGCTTTAAAGGAAGCAGCTTCCACCGCATCATCCCCCAGTTCATGTGCCAGGGCGGTGATTTCACAAACCACAACGGTACTGGGGGCAAGTCCATCTATGGGAAGAAGTTCGATGATGAAAACTTTATCCTCAAGCACACAGGACCAGGTGGGAGCCAGCTGGCATGTGATGAGGGAGGCTTAGCAAGGGTGGGATGGCCACGCAGGATGAAAGGACAGGTTGTGGTTCTGGCTGACGGGACTAAGAGTCTGGAGGTGACCCAGCCACCAGACGCAGGAGAACCATGCAGCCTTGCTAGGGTGGAGTTGGCTTGCTTATATTCAGGTATTATCCATCCCCCAACTGTGTCCACACTTCCCATTATCCCAGCTTGGATTCTGTGGTCTGCCGTTGCAAGCGCATATGCCCTCAACCCCACTGCTCTCCCTGCCCCTGCCATCAGATTTACTTAG